DNA sequence from the Deinococcus depolymerans genome:
CTGGGTGACTGGATGAGCGGCGAGGCGCGCATGGAACGCCCAAAACTGTACGACCATTACGCGCTGCTGCTGCTGGCCCTGACGCGGCAGGTGCGGGCGCTGGAGTCGCGCGTGAGCGAACTGGAAGCCGCGCGGGAGCCGCAGTGACGGTGCGGGTGAAGGTGTGCGGCACGACCAGCGTGCGCGACGCGGTCCTGAGTGCCGAGGCCGGGGTGGACGCGCTGGGCTTCATCTTCGCGCCGGTCAGCAGGCGGCTGGTGACGCCGCAGGTGGCGCGCGAGGCGGGCCTGAACGTGGGGCCGGTCGTGGCACGCATCGGCGTCTTTCTGGGCCAGGGGCTGGACGAGGTGCTGCGCACCGCGGAGGCCGCGCGCGTCAGTGCCGTGCAGCTTCACGGGCCTTTGTCAAGTCTTTACGTGAGGCAGGTCGCCGCGTATTATCCCGTTCTGCGTGTCGTGCGCCCCGCCGATCTGGCGGCGGAGGCCGACATGTGGAGGGACGAACCCGGCGTGACCCTGATGCTGGACGCCCCGGAACCGGGCGGTGGTGTGCCGCTCGACTGGGCGGCGCTACGCGACGTGTTCCCGCGCGGGGCGTGGCTGGCCGGTGGGCTCGGCCCGGCGAACGTGGCGGCGGCCATTCAGGCCCTGAGGCCAGCCGCGGTCGACGCGGTCAGTCGGCTGGAAGCCAGGGCCGGCGTGAAGGACGGGCAGCTGGTGAGTGACTTCGTCCGTGCAGTCCGGTCCCTGTAACCAACAGGAGTTATCCACAGTGAAACGGAAGCCTGTGGATAACCGGCGCCCTGATGCGGAAGTGCGCGTGCCGCGTGACATTCTGCGACCGGGACGAACAAAAGACAGGCTGTCTGCCCTCCGGTGCGGACGCTTATCCACAGGCTTTCCACAGGGGTTGTGGATAAGCCTGTGGATAACTTTGGGAATTCACGCCGTGCGGCGCGGCCCCCCCGACCGGCGGCAGCACGGACGGCGCGCCGCAGAACGGCCCGCTCTGAACTCACTGTGTCAATGACCGCGATTCTACCGGTCGTGCCGGGCGCTGTACAGCCAGTCTGCACCCCCCACCCGCCCCTCACGGCAGGCCGAACCAGCCGGCCAGCACCCGCCCGGCCTCCACCACGTTCACGGGCGACCCCAGGTTCACGCCGGACCCCGCGAACGGCACGCGCGCCCGCGTGTGGCCCTTCACGCCCAGGTCCTCCAGGTTCCCGTGATCGCTGCTGACCACCACCCGCGCCCCCGCGTCCAGCAGTCCGGCCAGCAGGGCGTCCACCCGGCGCAGGTACGTGCGGCCCGCCGTCAGCGCGTCCGGCGGGACCGGCTGCGCGCCCGCGTGCCCCAGCAGGTCCCCGAACCACAGGTCCGCCGCGATCAGGTCATGCCCGGCTACGGCGTCCGCCAGGGCCGCGCCCAGCTGCCCCCAGCGTTCAGGGCTGCCTTCCTCCGGCCAGGGACGCGCGTACCCCAGGCCCAGCGTCGCGCCCACCAGCGGCACGCCCGGCGGGTTCAGCGGCCACCCCGCCGCGCGGAACGAGAACGGAAAGCACCCCATGCGGTTCCGGCCCCCTGCCGCCGCCGCCTCGAAGTAAGCCGGAACGTAATGGTTCACCAGCGCTGCCCGGCCGCCCGCCCGCGCCAGCCGCACCGGCAGGCTCTGCGCAGCCAGCAGGCGTTGCAGCGTCGGCCCCGGCTGCGGCCCGAAATGCTCACCCATCAGGGCCACGGCGTCCGTCCCGGTCAACCAGCAGGCCTGCCCCGTCCCGGACTGCGGCAGGCCCGGCACGCCCAGCGTCGCGTCCAGACACCGGCCCGCGTCCACCAGCGGCCGCAGCGCCGGGAGGTCCTGCTCCCACACGCTGCCCGGCGGCGCGTCATGCGGGTGCCCCACGCCGTCCAGCGCCAGCCACACGATTCCCCTCATGCGTGCTCCATCCGGGCAGCATAGTCCGCGTGGCCTGGATCACCGTGAGGGTCACACCGTCCACCTGCGGTGTGATCTGCACTGCAATTGACCCACCACCGTGATACGCTGTCAACATAATCAGGAGGCGAACTCATGAGCTACACCGTACAGATCCTCGACGAGACCACCACCCGCCCCCACCCCACCCCGGCCCTCACCCTCGACTTCACCGAGGAAACCGTCACCATCCGCGAACTCATCCGCCGCCGCGTCTACCAGGAATGCACCGACCACAACGCCACCCAGACCCAACGCTTCCGGGGGCTCGTCATCCCCGAAGGCATGGAACGCGACCTGAACAGCCCCACCCCCCCACGCCCACACCGCGTCCACTGGGAACAGCAGTACGCCCGCGCCACCGAAGCCTTCACCCGCAACGGCCTGATCATCCTGATCGGCGACCAGCAGGCCGAGAGCCTCGACGAGACCGTCACCCTGCGCCTCGACGAACCACTGGACGTCACCTTCCTCAAACTCACCCCACTGGTGGGGGGCTGAGCGATGATCACCACGACAACCAGCCATGGACGACATCAGATTAACGGGCGAGAGGTGGACGAGGCGACCTTCACCGCATTTCAGCAGCTTCTGACCCCTGCGGAGGCGGAGGCCAACCGGATCAACACGCTGCTGGAAGGCGAAGAGTTACGCCACGCAGCGGTTCGGCATCTGCTCAGTGAGGCCATCCGGCCCCACGCGGCCCTTCTGAAACCCGAGCTGGTCGCCGGGTGCGTGATGACCGCGTGGCAGCACTTCACCCCACCTGCGACGACCCTCCTGCACGAATGGTTCGGCCTCACCGCCGAGGTGCAGGGGCTTCTGCTGCCCCGTCTGCGCCACGCTGCGGCGGATGAAACCGCTCCGCTGCGGGTCGCCGCCACAGCGGCCGTCCGTCACCTGGACGAACTGCGTGATCTGGAACAGCGACTCGCTGACGCATCCGGGGAGGACGCGGCGAATCTATGGCTGGCCCTGCTCGTGAAACAGGTGCGCCTTGGACGCTATGACACGTCTCAGGTGCGGCAGCCCCCCCCGCTCCCCAGCATCCCAGCGGGTCAGCAGGGCTACCTGCTGGGCCGGGTCCTTGACCTTCACACCTCTGCACATCCTCAGACGGCGCCGCCACAGGTGGGGTGGAGGGAAGCTCCCAACGCCTGGAAGACAGCGTCTGACACGGCACTTCCCCACCTGCTTCAGGAAATTGGCGACGACGAGATCGCCCGTATCCTGGCTGTCAGGGTCGAACCGGAGGCCGCCCCTCTGAGTGCCTACGCCGATGTGTCCACCAAGGCATTCCTGCCTGCCCTGGTACAGAGGGCCACCAAGACCGCCATCTTGTCCCCATTGGCCCTGGCCGCAGCGCGGCGCTCGGCACTGGTGACCTACTGGGGACCAACGGCTGAAAAGTACCCGTGGTGGAGCAGTGTTTCTAACATCTTGACGCCGGAACTGAATCCCGGTGAGGCGTGGTCGGATGCGGTGCTGGCTCGCCTGGACGCCCTGCCCCCGGAGCGGCGGGAGCCGTGGCCTGCGCTGATGGCGTTCGCGCGCACGGCGACAGCGGGCAAACCCACGGCGAAGTGGCTCAGGGATGCCGGAGCGCACGTGAAGGCGGTCGGGGCGGCGCCCTTCCGGGAGGTGTTGACGGACGCGTTGCCGCTGCTGTCCAGGCCCCGGACGTTCCGCCTGAATCCCGGACAGTACGGTGGTGATCCGAACCTGCTGCTGGACGAGTTCAACGCGCTGTCCCTGAAGGGGCTGCTGTGGATGGTGCCGCTGGCGGCGGATGACGCGTTGACGCGGGCGGTGGCGGGTGTGGCAGAGGCGGCGCTGCGGAAGGTGCCGGGCGTGGGGCCGCGCGCGCCGAAGATCGCGAACGCGGCGGTGTACGCGCTGTCGCGCACGGAGTCTGGGGCGGCGCTGTCGGCGCTGGCGCGACTGAACACGACCGTGACGTTCAAGGGCACGCTGAAGGAGGTGCGCAAGGCGCTGGATGTGGTGGCGGCGCGCCTGAACGTGACGCCGGACGAACTGCTGGAACTGGGCACGCCCACCCTGGGTCTGGGCGTGGTCGGCGAGCGGGTGGAGGTACTGGGGGACGTGCAGGTGCGGCTGAGCGTGGACGCGCGGGGCGCGCATCTGGAGTTCTCCCGCGCTGGTAAGCCGCTGAAAAGCGTGCCGGCGGCCGTGAAGAAGGACTTCGCGGAGGACCTGAAGGAGTTGAAGGCCGCGCAGAAGGAGGCCGAGCAGGTCACGGCGGCCCTGGCGCAGCGGCTGGACGCGCTGATGATCGAACCCCGCACCTGGGTGGGCGCAGCGTGGCTGGAACGGTATCTGAATCACCCGCTGGCCGGGACGGTGGCGCGCCGCCTGATCTGGCTGGTGGACGGCCTGCCCGCGCTGTGGGCTGAGGGTGACCTGCGGGACGTGCAGGGCGAGCCAGTGGCGGTGGCGCTGACCTCGGTCGTGGCGCTGTGGCACCCGATCGGGCGGAACGTGGATGAGGTGCTGGCGTGGCGCGCGCGGCTGGAGGCGCTGGACGTGCGGCAGCCGTTCAAGCAGGCGTGGCGTGAAGTGTACGTGCTGACGGACGCGGAGCGGCGTACGGGCACGTACTCGAACCGCTTCGCGGGGCACATTCTCAGGCAGCATCAGTTCCATGCGCTGGCGGCGCTGCGCGGGTGGCGCAACCGCCTGCGCCTGATGGTGGACGATTCCTACCCGCCCGCCATGCGTGACCTGCCCGCCTACGGCCTGCGCGCCGAGTACTGGATCGAGGGCGTCGGCGAGGACTACGGGACGGACAGCACGGAGTCCGGCGCGTACCTGCGCCTGACGACGGATCAGGTGCGCTTCTACCCGCTGGCCGCGCCAGAGAATCACGCGCACGCCGGGGGTGGCGGGTACAGCATGTGGGTGAATCAGGCGCAGCAGCCCCTGAATCCGCTGCCGCTGGCTGACATCCCGCCGCTGGTGCTGTCGGAGGTGCTGCGGGACGTGGACCTGTTCGTGGGCGTCGCGTCCGTCGGCAATGACCCGACGTGGCAGGACGGCGGTCCGGGCGGCCGCTTCCGGGAGTACTGGCAGTCGTACTCCTTCGGGGAACTGAACGAGACGGCCAGGACCCGCGCCGCGTACCTCGAACGCCTCATTCCGCGCCTGAAAATCCGGGACCGCCTCTCACTGGATGGCCGGTTCCTGCGGGTGCAGGGCGACCGGCGCGCGTACCGCATTCATCTGGGGTCTAGCAACATCCTGATGGAACCCAACGACCAGTACCTGTGCATCATCCCCGGCGGCAAGGGCAGTGGCCCGGACGTGGATTTCGACGGGGACCGGGTGCTGTCCCTGGTACTCAGCAAGGCGTTCCTGCTGGCCGACGATACCGCCATCACCGACCCCGTGATCCTGAACCAGCTGGCCCGCTGAACGCCCTCGCCTCCAACCGGGACCGGGTCATGCAGCGTGCGTGACCCGCTCCCGCCCGCATATCTTGACCGTCCCTGCATACCGCGCTATATTCTTGGACATCACCGCCCGCTAGGCGGTTTTTTTTATTGCTCCCTTCGCCTGCGCCGGATGGCGGATGCTGCGACCCCCCGCCGCCAGCTAGCGTGCGGGCATGACCCGTGACCTGCCCACTGGTACCCGCGTGACCCTGCATGCCGCGCAGGGGGACCTGCCGCCGGGCGCGGCGGGCGTGATCGTCGCGCGTGTGATCGTTCCGGGTGGTGGCAGCGTGTACGACGTGCAGTTCGGGGGCCGCGTGCGGGCCGTGAACCGCGTGCACCTGAAGGTCGAGCGGGCCGCCCTGGAGGCCCTGCCCCCCGTGCGCGGGGACCTGCGGCCGTTCGTGCAGTACGCCTGCGTGATGGGCAGTCGCGCTTTCGGGCTGGACACGACGCCAGCGACACGGACCTGCGCGGGTTCTACCTGCCGCCCGCCCGCCTGACCTGGGGCCTGAGCGACCCGCCCGAGCAGCTGGAGTTCGCCTCGCCGGCCGGGCCGGGGCCGGGCACCGAGGAGGTGTACTGGGAGGCCCGTAAGTTCGTGCGGCTGGCCCTGAAAGCCAACCCGAACGTGCTGGAGGTGCTGTTCTCGCCCATGCCCGTGCAGGTCACGCCGGTCGCGCAGGCGCTGCTGGACATCCGGGGCGCGTTCCTGAGTCGCCTGATGTACGTCACGTACGGCGAGTACGTCCGCGCGCAGTTCCGCCGCCTCCAGGCGGACCGCGAGCGGCACGGCGAGGTCCGACCCAAGCACGCCATGCACCTGCTGCGCCTGCTGATCAGCGGCGCGCACGCCCTGCGGACCGGCGAGGTCATGGTGGACGTCGGCCCGCACCGCGAAGGGCTGCTGGCCGTGAAAAGCGGGCACCTGACCTGGGAGGCTGCCGGGGCGTGGCGGGAGGAACTGCACCGCGACTTCGAGCGGGCCTTCGCGGAGACGGATCTGCCCGAACGTCCCGACCATGACGCCGCGCAGGACTGGCTGATCGGGGCGCGGCGCGCGGCGCTGGACTGGTAGTGCAGGACAGGTGGCACACCCCGGCACACCTGGGCCAGGAGGCCTACGCCCCCGCCGCAGATGGCGGATGCCGCGCCGCCCGCGCGTGCGTAGGCTGCGGGGCGGTGATAACCCATGCGAATCAAGTACCCGTCCACCCCCCACCTGCCCTGGTCGCCAGGATTGCAGAACGATGACCGCCTGATCCTTGACCTGAACGGCTTCCTGGGCCGCGAGGTCGTCGTGACCGAGAAACTCGACGGCGAGAACACCAGCCTGTACAGAGATGACCTGCACGCCCGCAGTCTCGATACGCGCCCGCACCCGTCGCGGACGTGGGTGAAGGCCGAACGCGGCCGCTTCGGGCATGAGATCCCGGCGGGCTGGCGGTTGTGCGGCGAGAACGTGTACGCCGTGCACAGCCTGCGCTACGACGCGCTGGACGGGTACTTCTACCTGTTCAGCGTGTGGGACGAACACAACGTGTCCCGCCCGTGGGACGAGGTGCGGGCCTGGGCAGACCGGCTGGGCGTGCCCACCCCGCGCGAACTGTACCGGGGCGTGTGGAACGAGGCGGCCCTGCGTGCCCTTCCGGTCGACTCCCAGCGCATGGAGGGCTACGTGGTGCGCGTGACGGGCGAGATACCGTACGCGGAGTTTCCGTGCCGCGTGGCGAAATTCGTGCGTGCCGGGCACGTGCAGACCGACGCCCACTGGCTCAGCAGGCCCGTGAAGGCGAACGGGTTACGACAGGGGAATGAGGACGATGCGGGCCGCTGACCTGCCCGCCCGCCTGGGTGCGGGAGAGCGGCTGCCGTTCCCGGTGATTCACGCGGCGCTGCGTCCGTTCGTGCCGCTGCTGGACCGGCTGGGCGACACGCCGCAGGACGCGCAGTGGCACGCCGAGGGGAACGTGGCGGTCCACTCGGCGCTGGTGGTGGCGCACGCCCACGCGCTGGCCGACGAGGCTGGCCTGACCGGCGAGGACCGCGCCGCCCTGATCCTGGCGGCCGCGCTGCACGATACCGGCAAGGCCCTGACCACCCGCGCGGAGACCGACGACTCGGGCGCGGTGCGCCTGCGGTCGCCCCGGCATGCGCGGCGGGGGCGGGATCACCTGTCGTACCGCCTGCTGGACTCGGGCCTGCCGCCCCGCCTGATCCTGACGGTGCTGCGGCTGGTGGCCGCCCATCACAGCCTGCACCGCGCGCTGGACGGCAACCTGGAGCGGGGCGTGCCAGCCCTGGCGCGGCGCGTGCCGCTGCCCCTGCTGGTGCTGCTGGCACGGGCGGACGCGCGGGGCCGCGTGGTCCTGAGCGGCGACGCGCGACGGGGCGAGGACACCGCCGACCTGCTGGAACTCGCCGCCCGCGAACTGGGCGTGTGGGAGACCGGCGATCCGTACGCTGCGTTCCGCGCGGAGGTGCGTGCCCTGCTGCCCGGCGCGTCCCCGGAGTTGCACGCCCTGGCGCTGGGCCGGGGACTGCGGGACTGGGAGGCGGGCGTGATCCACACCCCGCATGAGGCGGCGGCGCGCGTGCAGGACGCCGCCCGGCGGGGCTTTGCGCGCCTGACGGTCCTGTGCGGCCCGAGCGGCAGTGGCAAGAGCACGCTGGGCCGCGCCGACTCCGGCGCGCAGGTGGTCAGCCTGGATGCCCTGCGCGCCCGCCTGGGCCGCGACCACACGGACCAGACGGTGAACGGGCAGGTCATGCAGGCCGCCCGCGAGGCCATCCGGGCAGGCCTGCGTCGCGGCGCGCACGTCGTGTGGGACGCCACCAGCCTGCGCCGGGATCAGCGTTCGCAGGTACTGGCCCTGGGCGAGGCGTACGGCGCACTGACCCGCATTCACGTGGCCTGGACGCCTCCGGCGGTGTTCACGGCCCGCAATGCCGCCCGCCCGGAACCGGTGCCGCCGGCCGTGCTGGCCGCGCAACTGAACGCCCTGGAATTCCCGGACGCGACCGAGGCCCACAAGGTCACACTGTTCACCCCGGACGGTGAATCATGCACCCTGTAAAAATCGCCGCTGTCAAGATGGACCCCGTGACCTTCCCGCCGCAGCTGCCTGCCGCCGTTCAGGCGCATCCCTTCCCGCTGGTGTTCGCGACGGTCAGTGGGGCGCACCTGTACGGGTTTCCCAGTCCCGACAGCGACTGGGACCTGCGGGGCGGGCACGTGCTGCCGCTGCGGGAGGTGCTGGGTCTGGAGGACGTGCCGGAGACGTACTCGCTGGAGCGCGACGACGGGGTGGTGGAGCTCGATCTGGTGTCGCATGACGTCCGGAAGTTCGCGCGGCTGCTGCTGACCCGTAACGGGTACGTGCTGGAGCAGCTGCTGTCGCCGCTGGTGGTGCACACGACGCCCCTGCACGCGGAACTGATCGCGCTGGCCCCCGGCGTGCTGACGCGCTGGCACGCGCACCACTACCTGGGGTTCACGGCGAACCAGTGGCAGCTGCTGGCCAGGGAACCCGTGCCGCGCGTGAAGCCGCTGCTGTACGCCTTCCGCACGGTCCTGACCGGGTTGCACCTGATGCGCGCGGGCGTGATCGAGGCGAACCTGGAGGTGCTGAACGCCGACGCGCGGCTGCCGTTCCTGGCCGACCTGATCGCCCTGAAACGCGGTGGGCGCGAGGCCGAGCCCCTCCCGGAACCGCTGGACGTGTACCGCGCCGGGCACGCGCGGCTGGTGCAGGCACTGGAGACCGCAAAATCCACGACTCACCTGCCGGACGCCGTGCCGGAGGACGTGCGCCGCGCCGTGAGTGAACTGGTGGTGCGGGCGCGGCTGGGCAGCCCTGTCTGACCTTCCGGCACGGCGTGTGCGAGGATACGGGGCGTGTCCGCCGAGCCCGCCCTGACCGAACTGACGGTTCCCGCCCTGTCCCTGGTTGTCCTGATCGGCGCGCACGGCGCGGGCAAAAGTACCCTCGCCGCGCGGCACTTCGCGCCGGAGGAGGTGTTCGCGCAGGCGGACTACCCGGACGTGCCGTCATTGCTCTCGGCGGCGGGGGAGAGGCTGGCGGCGGGACGGCTGGCGGTGCTGGACGGCCTGTTCGTGCGCCCGGTGGACCGCGTGCCCGTCACGGCGCTGGCCCGGGCGCACGACGTGAAGCCCGTGCCGGTGGTGCTGGACCTGCCGCGCGCCGTGCTGGAGGCCCGCACCGCCGCCCCGGCGGACGTGGTGGCGGCGCAGGTGGCCGAGTTGCGCCGCACCCGCCGGGGCCTGCACGCCGAGGGCTTCCGGAACGAGCAGGTGCTGTTCAGTGACGAGCAGGCGCGCACGTTGCCGCTGCGGCGCACGCTCTTGCGCGGGGACCGCCGCGACCTGACCGGCCCCTTCGACGTGATCGGTGACGTGCACGGCTGTCTGCCGGAACTGCGGGACCTGCTGCGTGACCTGGGCTACGACCTGAGTGGCGGCGGCGCGTGGCACCCGCAGGGGCGCACGGCGGTGTTCGTGGGGGATCTCGTGGACCGCGGGCCGGACAGCCTGGGCGTCCTGAGGCTCGTCATGGGCATGGTCGCGGGCGGCGCGGCGCTGTGCGTGCCCGGCAACCACGACGAGAAACTCTGCCGTGCGCTGGCCGGGAAGGCCGTGAGGCCCATGCACGGCCTGGACGTCACCCTGGCGCAACTGGAACAGGCGGGCCCGGACGTGCAGGCACAGGTGCGGACCTTCATCGAGACGCTGCCCTCGCAACTGGTGCTGGACGGCGGCGCTTTGATCGTCGCGCACGCCGGGCTGCCCGCCCACTACCACGGGCGTGGCGGCGGTCGCGTGCGCAGTTTCGCGCTGTACGGCGACGTGAACGGCCAGCGGGACGAACTGGGCCTCCCGATCCGCCGCGACTGGGCCGCCGATTACCACGGCGCGGCCCTGGTCGTGTACGGCCACACCCCGCACGCCGCGCCCCGCTGGAAGGGCAACACCGTGAACGTGGACACCGGCTGCGCGTTCGGCGGTCACCTGAGCGCCCTGCGCTACCCGGAACGCACCACCCTCAGCGTGCCCGCCCGCGCCGTGTACGCCCCCCCACCCCGCCCCCTGCCCGTGCCGGAAGGGGAGAGTGGGGGGTGGGAAGTGGGTAGCGGGTAGCCCTTGACGGGGCCAGAGGCACCGCGCACACGCTGTTGCCCATCCGCCATCCGCCATCCGCCATCCGCTGCCTTACCACCAGCCGCGCCGTTTGAAGTACGCGGCGAGCAGGCCGCCGATCAGCAGGAAGCTCGCCCAGGCGAGCGCGTACCCGTAGGGGCTTTTCAGTTCCGGCATGAATTCGAAGTTCATGCCCCACACGCCCGCCAGGAAGGTCAGGGGGAGGAACACCACGCTCACGGCGGTCAGGGTGCGCATGACCTCGTTCATGCGCTGGCTCTGCAGGTTCAGGTGCAGGTCCAGCAGGCTGGTGAGCAGGTCCCGCAGGCTGTCGAGGCGGCCGGCGGCGCGGGTGAAGGAGTCCTGCACGTCGCGGTAGCGCACCAGGTCGGCGGGACTGCCGCCGGCGTGGCGGCCCAGCAGGGCGGTCGCCTCGCGGGCGTCCGTGGCGAGCCGCCGGGCCTGCCCGATGCGGTGCTTGAGTTCGAACACGTCCGGGACCGGGTTCTGCCGCCGGCTCTGGAACACGCGTTCCTCGAGGTCGTCCGCCTGTTCTTCCAGCGCGTCGGCGGTGGTGAAGAAGGTGTCGGCGGTGTGGTCGAGCAGTTCGTACGTGACCTCCTGTGGGGTGTTCACGCTGTCCCGGCCGGTGAGGGGCCACACGGCGTTCAGGGCGCGCGTGCCGCCGCTGCTGATGGTCAGCACGGCGTCCGGGAACGTGAAGATGCTCAGGCGTTCCGTGAACTCGTCGGCCTGTTCGGGCCGCGCGAAGGACCGCACGGTGACGAAGGAATGCTCGGGGTACACCTCGGCGCGGCTCCAGTGGCCCTGTTCCAGGGCGTCCTCGATGGCCAGGGGGTTCAGGGGGAAGGTGGCGCGCAGGGAGGCGAGGTCGTCCGGGCCGAGGTTCTGCGCGTCCACCCACACGCCGCTGCCCTGCCCGGTCCAGGGCTGGTCCTCCCCGCTGCCCAGCTGTTTGACACGGATCATGCTGCCCAGCATGGCAGACCCGGCGTGCCGGGAACGACGCGCCCCGCTGCTCTATGCTGCTTGGATGGGGCTGCGTGCATGAGGGCTGCGGGCATGGGTGCGTGGGTGTGGGTGATGGCCGGTGGAGCGCTGGGCGCGGCCGCGCGGTACGGCGCCGGGCTGGCGCTGGGGCCGCTGCTGAACCGGGGCGGACTGCCCGTGACGGTGCTGCTGATCAACGTGCTCGGCTCGTTCCTGCTGGGCCTGACCCTGACCCTGGTGGGGCGGGGCGTCTGGCCGGACGCGGCGCGACTGGCGTTCGGGACCGGAGTGCTGGGTGCCTTCACGACCTTCAGCACCTTCAGCGTGGACCTCGACACCCTGCTGGGACGCGGGCAGGGTGCGGCGGCGCTGGCCTACGCGCTGCTCAGCGTGACGCTGGGCCTGCTGGCCGCCGTCGCGGGGCGCGTGCTGGGGGGTCGCCTGTGATAAGGACTCCGTCCGTTTCGTTAACAACCCGGAAGTTCACCGGATTGCCGGCTCCACGTCCGGAACCCGTGTTGCTCCCACTCTGCGGAGCAGCTCTCCGAGTCGCATCCGCTCGGATGGAACGGTTTTTGCAAACCATTCCATCGGAGTCCGTATGACGCGCCGCAAGAAGACCGAA
Encoded proteins:
- a CDS encoding AAA family ATPase — translated: MRAADLPARLGAGERLPFPVIHAALRPFVPLLDRLGDTPQDAQWHAEGNVAVHSALVVAHAHALADEAGLTGEDRAALILAAALHDTGKALTTRAETDDSGAVRLRSPRHARRGRDHLSYRLLDSGLPPRLILTVLRLVAAHHSLHRALDGNLERGVPALARRVPLPLLVLLARADARGRVVLSGDARRGEDTADLLELAARELGVWETGDPYAAFRAEVRALLPGASPELHALALGRGLRDWEAGVIHTPHEAAARVQDAARRGFARLTVLCGPSGSGKSTLGRADSGAQVVSLDALRARLGRDHTDQTVNGQVMQAAREAIRAGLRRGAHVVWDATSLRRDQRSQVLALGEAYGALTRIHVAWTPPAVFTARNAARPEPVPPAVLAAQLNALEFPDATEAHKVTLFTPDGESCTL
- a CDS encoding nucleotidyltransferase domain-containing protein, translated to MSDPPEQLEFASPAGPGPGTEEVYWEARKFVRLALKANPNVLEVLFSPMPVQVTPVAQALLDIRGAFLSRLMYVTYGEYVRAQFRRLQADRERHGEVRPKHAMHLLRLLISGAHALRTGEVMVDVGPHREGLLAVKSGHLTWEAAGAWREELHRDFERAFAETDLPERPDHDAAQDWLIGARRAALDW
- a CDS encoding metallophosphoesterase, which codes for MSAEPALTELTVPALSLVVLIGAHGAGKSTLAARHFAPEEVFAQADYPDVPSLLSAAGERLAAGRLAVLDGLFVRPVDRVPVTALARAHDVKPVPVVLDLPRAVLEARTAAPADVVAAQVAELRRTRRGLHAEGFRNEQVLFSDEQARTLPLRRTLLRGDRRDLTGPFDVIGDVHGCLPELRDLLRDLGYDLSGGGAWHPQGRTAVFVGDLVDRGPDSLGVLRLVMGMVAGGAALCVPGNHDEKLCRALAGKAVRPMHGLDVTLAQLEQAGPDVQAQVRTFIETLPSQLVLDGGALIVAHAGLPAHYHGRGGGRVRSFALYGDVNGQRDELGLPIRRDWAADYHGAALVVYGHTPHAAPRWKGNTVNVDTGCAFGGHLSALRYPERTTLSVPARAVYAPPPRPLPVPEGESGGWEVGSG
- a CDS encoding RNA ligase family protein, producing MRIKYPSTPHLPWSPGLQNDDRLILDLNGFLGREVVVTEKLDGENTSLYRDDLHARSLDTRPHPSRTWVKAERGRFGHEIPAGWRLCGENVYAVHSLRYDALDGYFYLFSVWDEHNVSRPWDEVRAWADRLGVPTPRELYRGVWNEAALRALPVDSQRMEGYVVRVTGEIPYAEFPCRVAKFVRAGHVQTDAHWLSRPVKANGLRQGNEDDAGR
- a CDS encoding DUF4132 domain-containing protein yields the protein MTPELNPGEAWSDAVLARLDALPPERREPWPALMAFARTATAGKPTAKWLRDAGAHVKAVGAAPFREVLTDALPLLSRPRTFRLNPGQYGGDPNLLLDEFNALSLKGLLWMVPLAADDALTRAVAGVAEAALRKVPGVGPRAPKIANAAVYALSRTESGAALSALARLNTTVTFKGTLKEVRKALDVVAARLNVTPDELLELGTPTLGLGVVGERVEVLGDVQVRLSVDARGAHLEFSRAGKPLKSVPAAVKKDFAEDLKELKAAQKEAEQVTAALAQRLDALMIEPRTWVGAAWLERYLNHPLAGTVARRLIWLVDGLPALWAEGDLRDVQGEPVAVALTSVVALWHPIGRNVDEVLAWRARLEALDVRQPFKQAWREVYVLTDAERRTGTYSNRFAGHILRQHQFHALAALRGWRNRLRLMVDDSYPPAMRDLPAYGLRAEYWIEGVGEDYGTDSTESGAYLRLTTDQVRFYPLAAPENHAHAGGGGYSMWVNQAQQPLNPLPLADIPPLVLSEVLRDVDLFVGVASVGNDPTWQDGGPGGRFREYWQSYSFGELNETARTRAAYLERLIPRLKIRDRLSLDGRFLRVQGDRRAYRIHLGSSNILMEPNDQYLCIIPGGKGSGPDVDFDGDRVLSLVLSKAFLLADDTAITDPVILNQLAR
- the crcB gene encoding fluoride efflux transporter CrcB, translated to MRAAGMGAWVWVMAGGALGAAARYGAGLALGPLLNRGGLPVTVLLINVLGSFLLGLTLTLVGRGVWPDAARLAFGTGVLGAFTTFSTFSVDLDTLLGRGQGAAALAYALLSVTLGLLAAVAGRVLGGRL
- a CDS encoding phosphoribosylanthranilate isomerase encodes the protein MTVRVKVCGTTSVRDAVLSAEAGVDALGFIFAPVSRRLVTPQVAREAGLNVGPVVARIGVFLGQGLDEVLRTAEAARVSAVQLHGPLSSLYVRQVAAYYPVLRVVRPADLAAEADMWRDEPGVTLMLDAPEPGGGVPLDWAALRDVFPRGAWLAGGLGPANVAAAIQALRPAAVDAVSRLEARAGVKDGQLVSDFVRAVRSL
- a CDS encoding nucleotidyltransferase domain-containing protein; the encoded protein is MHPVKIAAVKMDPVTFPPQLPAAVQAHPFPLVFATVSGAHLYGFPSPDSDWDLRGGHVLPLREVLGLEDVPETYSLERDDGVVELDLVSHDVRKFARLLLTRNGYVLEQLLSPLVVHTTPLHAELIALAPGVLTRWHAHHYLGFTANQWQLLAREPVPRVKPLLYAFRTVLTGLHLMRAGVIEANLEVLNADARLPFLADLIALKRGGREAEPLPEPLDVYRAGHARLVQALETAKSTTHLPDAVPEDVRRAVSELVVRARLGSPV
- a CDS encoding magnesium transporter CorA family protein — protein: MIRVKQLGSGEDQPWTGQGSGVWVDAQNLGPDDLASLRATFPLNPLAIEDALEQGHWSRAEVYPEHSFVTVRSFARPEQADEFTERLSIFTFPDAVLTISSGGTRALNAVWPLTGRDSVNTPQEVTYELLDHTADTFFTTADALEEQADDLEERVFQSRRQNPVPDVFELKHRIGQARRLATDAREATALLGRHAGGSPADLVRYRDVQDSFTRAAGRLDSLRDLLTSLLDLHLNLQSQRMNEVMRTLTAVSVVFLPLTFLAGVWGMNFEFMPELKSPYGYALAWASFLLIGGLLAAYFKRRGWW
- a CDS encoding metalloenzyme domain protein — translated: MRGIVWLALDGVGHPHDAPPGSVWEQDLPALRPLVDAGRCLDATLGVPGLPQSGTGQACWLTGTDAVALMGEHFGPQPGPTLQRLLAAQSLPVRLARAGGRAALVNHYVPAYFEAAAAGGRNRMGCFPFSFRAAGWPLNPPGVPLVGATLGLGYARPWPEEGSPERWGQLGAALADAVAGHDLIAADLWFGDLLGHAGAQPVPPDALTAGRTYLRRVDALLAGLLDAGARVVVSSDHGNLEDLGVKGHTRARVPFAGSGVNLGSPVNVVEAGRVLAGWFGLP